A genomic segment from Zerene cesonia ecotype Mississippi chromosome 5, Zerene_cesonia_1.1, whole genome shotgun sequence encodes:
- the LOC119839905 gene encoding mitogen-activated protein kinase kinase kinase 7-like isoform X1, with product MPPLPAPPARLRCADACDAPAGIVTLRDTVSCSWIFYSNSSSSGSGAAPPHEPDPDLDSMHMMLDPHLRPISPDLANEESKRIFEEHKQLAQEYLKIQTELAYLSKHKTELEENMDDDELRQKREIIQLENEKDSLIKLYCTLKKQVARAENESWLLAEDAPHE from the exons ATGCCCCCGctgcccgcgccgcccgcgcgccTGCGCTGCGCCGACGCGTGTGACGCCCCCGCCGGCATCGTCACCCTCAGGGACACAGTCAGCTGTAGTTGGATATTTTACA GTAACAGTAGCAGCTCAGGGTcgggcgccgcgccgccgcacgAGCCGGACCCGGACCTCGACTCGATGCACATGATGCTGGACCCGCACCTGCGGCCCATCTCGCCGGACCTCGCCAACGAGGAGTCCAAGCGGATATTCGAGGAGCACAAGCAGCTAGCGCAGGAGTACCTTAAG ATACAAACAGAATTAGCATACCTCAGCAAGCACAAGACAGAATTAGAGGAGAATATGGATGACGACGAGTTACGGCAGAAGAGAGAGATTATACAACTGGAGAATGAGAAG GACTCACTAATAAAACTGTACTGCACGTTGAAGAAGCAAGTGGCTCGCGCTGAGAACGAGAGCTGGCTGCTCGCTGAGGACGCGCCGCACGAGTGA